Proteins from a genomic interval of Spea bombifrons isolate aSpeBom1 chromosome 4, aSpeBom1.2.pri, whole genome shotgun sequence:
- the ZNF703 gene encoding zinc finger protein 703, whose protein sequence is MNCSPLGSSTETDRESCPSPAPYPALAPTHPLRQANRLPIRVLKMLTAHTGHLLHPEYLQPLSSTPVSPIELDAKKSPLALLAQTCSQIGKPDPPPSSKLNSVTSSGLSEKESGRSSSLKLGESPLEDKSSFKPYSKGGETRKESGSTTGSASDKAGFRVPSGSCQPFPPHAPSPSSRVSSPGQHCDSKSSESQEKKEPEAIKISSEGSQANLNLQRASTSNSSAESSQSGECTPISKSEPPSLGSGHVAPVSPYKPGHSVFPLPPSGIGYHGSIVGAYAGYPSQFVPGLDHTKSSLVGNQLSGTLGLPGKPPSSSPLTGASPPSFMQGLCRDPYCLSYHNASHLGSSSCSTCVHDPSALKSGYSLVYPSHPLHSVHTTLSSSVTPTLSGHPIYTYGFMLPNDPVPHICNWVSASGPCDKRFSSSEELLAHLRTHTALPGADKLLAGYPTSGLGSAASCHLHLPPTGPGSPNTLPPSLSLRSPHTFGLNRYHPYGKSPLTTPSGLPVPSLPAGSYYSPYALYGQRLTSASALGYQ, encoded by the exons ATGAACTGTTCTCCCCTTGgatctagtacagagacagacagagagagctGCCCTTCTCCAGCACCCTACCCGGCTCTAGCACCCACTCACCCTCTCCGCCAGGCTAACAGATTGCCTATCAGGGTGCTGAAAATGCTGACTGCACATACAGGACATTTACTGCACCCGGAGTACCTGCAGCCTTTATCCTCCACCCCTGTCAGCCCTATAGAG CTGGATGCCAAAAAAAGCCCCCTCGCTTTGCTGGCTCAGACCTGTTCTCAGATTGGAAAGCCAGATCCTCCTCCGTCGTCAAAGTTAAACTCTGTGACTAGCAGTGGGCTGAGTGAAAAGGAGAGCGGCCGCTCTTCCTCACTGAAGCTGGGAGAGTCTCCTCTAGAAGACAAATCTAGTTTTAAACCCTATTCAAAGGGTGGGGAAACCAGGAAAGAGAGTGGATCCACAACTGGTAGTGCTTCAGACAAAGCTGGATTTAGAGTGCCAAGTGGTTCCTGTCAGCCATTTCCTCCTCATGCACCATCCCCGTCCTCTAGGGTAAGCTCCCCTGGACAGCACTGTGACTCTAAAAGTAGTGAAAGTCAAGAGAAGAAAGAGCCAGAAGCCATCAAAATCAGCTCAGAGGGGTCTCAAGCGAACCTCAACCTACAAAGGGCCAGCACCAGCAACTCCAGCGCCGAGTCCAGCCAAAGTGGGGAGTGTACCCCCATCAGCAAATCTGAGCCTCCTTCCCTTGGATCTGGTCATGTTGCTCCAGTATCTCCCTACAAACCAGGACACTCTGTATTTCCTCTTCCACCATCTGGCATTGGATACCATGGATCCATAGTGGGCGCTTATGCTGGATACCCATCCCAGTTTGTTCCTGGGCTGGATCACACCAAATCAAGCCTGGTTGGTAATCAGCTGTCTGGGACTTTAGGTTTGCCAGGAAAACCTCCCAGTTCGAGCCCTCTGACTGGTGCCTCTCCTCCCTCCTTCATGCAGGGATTGTGCAGGGACCCGTATTGCCTGAGCTACCATAATGCTTCCCACCTTGGCTCTAGCAGCTGTTCCACCTGTGTGCACGATCCATCGGCACTGAAGTCTGGATACTCTTTAGTTTATCCCAGTCACCCTCTACATTCAGTGCACACAACGCTATCTTCCAGTGTCACCCCTACCCTATCTGGTCATCCAATCTACACCTATGGCTTTATGCTTCCTAATGACCCAGTCCCTCACATTTGCAACTGGGTGTCTGCTTCTGGACCTTGTGACAAAAGATTTTCCTCGTCAGAAGAACTTCTTGCCCACTTAAGGACACACACAGCTTTGCCCGGCGCTGACAAACTTTTGGCTGGTTACCCCACATCTGGTTTGGGTTCTGCTGCGTCTTGCCACCTCCACCTCCCTCCTACTGGGCCTGGAAGCCCTAACACATTGCCGCCATCTCTGTCATTAAGGAGTCCCCATACCTTTGGACTAAATAGGTACCATCCTTACGGAAAAAGTCCCCTGACAACACCCAGTGGTCTCCCAGTGCCCTCATTACCAGCAGGATCATACTACTCCCCGTacgcactatatggacaaagatTAACGTCAGCTTCAGCGCTAGGATACCAGTAA